The nucleotide window CTCCAAAACCCCCAAACCACCCCACCAATCCTTGACCAACTTCTCTACCAGCTCCACACAATCGATGCTGCCACCCCTTCCCCTATCTTTGTTGCTTCTCCAAAACCCCGAAATAAGACCGATTTGGATCTCTCGATCCAGCAGTTATTACAGATCGGGGCAGTTGCGAAGTCAATGCTGGGCCTCGGATCAAATGCACCCACCTTATTCCTCCCTTGGAACcccacaacaacaacacaacAATTCACACTAacccattttcttctttttccttctcttgAACCATTACccacatggcgacaacaaattttcttttctcaaaaATCACTCAGGACCCCCCTTCCCCAAAGAAAACCCTCCTATTTGTTTTCATCAtttccttctcttctcttcacCTACGACACATAAGTGGGTTTGAGGGCCAAGTGTGTGAGAGAGACTAAGCGAGAAGAGAGGTTTGAGAGTTTGAGAGTTGGAGGAAGTTGGTGGTGGCGACTGGTGATGGCACGAGCATTGGCTAGTGGCGGCACAACTGGCAGTGCCTGTGGTGGTCGATGGCTGGGTTGGTGCTGACCCTTGAGAAAGGAGAACAAGAAAGACAATTAACCATGGAAGCAAGGGTTTGCAGAAAGAGCTTGCGACTATGAAACATTGACGACAAGTCCCAACATGACTACCCCACTTAGTTTTTCGTGCTCTACACAATGGGTCGAGTGGATTCGTGTTTTGGGGCAAGGTTTTGTTGACCTTCTTCTACCCATGCAACTCTTTTGATGTGCTCTCTTAGAAACATTATCTATGTGAATTTCTTAAGCTATGAGTTGGATTGGTTTGATTTGGGAatgtaaaattgattgaaaggtCCTAAAAATCATTGGTGAGGACATGTTCGCCTTGGATTTTCACGAGTGAGGGCGGTCATAGTAATAAATCTACATGAAAAGTATAGAAAAAACTATAGTGGGTTGTGTGAAAACACAAAGGGATGCTAGAGAATGATTTTGTGATGCCAAACAAATCaaggaaaacaaagaaacaaaaagattaaaaccacacaataaaattatgtcatttttattttttattttaaaaaaatcctacatGTAATCCCCAGTTAGACAAAAATCACACATGGCACCACACGTAGAATGCCTGCATGGCCGGTTAACGGTCACGTAAGAAGATAACGAATTCCGACTAACGATAGAGAGCTCAgacaaaacttttcaaatattaggGACTCATGACGaagcaaaaatttattaaggaCCAAACGCAAAAATAAAAGAGTATTTATCAaggacaaaaacatatttaagcctaatttaaatgactcttttttattcctaataCAAAGTTCCAATGAAGGGTAaactgaaaaaaatttaatttttaattgagactGGGGCAATTAAATAtggttaaattcaaaatagaaaaatatataaaatggtaGATTAAATATTAGGCAATGAatgcataaaatattatattaaatgttaTATCATAAATgcataacaattttttaataaattaaaagtaaataaagattataaaaattaaatactattaaatgtttttttaattaccatAAATACATTAAATGTTATATTGAATGAAGACATTTATGCATAactgttttttcaataaaatgaaattgactTCAATTTCTATGCACTAATTTATCAAGGGAGTCTGTCTTAGTTGGttaagaaatgatgtgtaaattTTTGTAAATCCTCTACCACTGCTTTTAATTCCCACTGATGAGAAAAACCTTTTATGCACtaacaatgtaaaaaattacattaccaATCAGTCAGAAATTATATTAGGATCAACTTGCATAATAACTAACtattgtaaaaataaacaaaattatcatataaaataaattatgattagatagcaatgtaaaattattttacattggcAATGCatatactatttttaaaaaaagatatttatgattaaaaaaataaataaataaataaataatgattttttagggaaaataaataatgatttataaccttattaattactatatatGTGAAAATATAGAAGTATTTTTCTCCAAATTGAATGTCAGcctcaataaaaacatataaattttttttttcactaatcaTCGTATTGGTACGAAATATTCACCACTAAAAACAGTAATGACTTATAATCTTCATTGGAGACCATGAGCACACACAAGGTGTGTATTAGATAAAATGCAAGACCATAGATATGtacaatttttcaataaaaaataattttattaatagtaagtagttattttaaattatatttaacagacataaataatataacaaaaatagtaaacaaatatattattaaaaaatgtcattaaacaaatacataaatttaaatgtatgtaattatataaatattaatttattttgactttcattataaaacattttttaatacttgattttaatatttctattttaaaaataaaattcataaatataattaataaattcacaataatcaataaatgaatgcacaaacttaaatattcaaaagataAGACCCTTTTACATTAAGACCATGTAGGAATAGAAAAGGCTTAAGTAGGCGTAGACCCACCAAAGagcccacacacacacaccactaTTTAAGCGAAAGAAGGAGGtagagaagaagaggaggagcaACAAAGATCACAAACCCTAATTCCTAAAGCTTGGTTTGGAGGATCCTTGAGGTAGTGTTTTCTTCTTGTACACTGATATCCCTTTGATTGCAAGATTTCCCCTCTTCTTCCCTTTTTCTCCCTTTGTACCCTAGGTttgggttttttgtttttgcacgATTAATGGGTTTATTAggtaaattaatcaattataaatttaaataagtgTTGAGGGGCTAATTGAAGTGCTTATGAGTGTTTGTGGGCCATGAGTGGCACTAGATCTATAGCTAGTAGATTTGCAACTTTTTTAGTGGGTGGAATTTTTGTTTCTCATTTCTAGATGATCTTCACTTAGTGAGACATTAAGAGAAGATCATGACTTTTTAGATTTTCTAACAAGATGTTCTTGCTTAACAAGAGATTACTTTCATTGAGTGAGAACAACACAATGAATGGGTTTATTGTTGTTGGGTGAGAGATTATTTTCCTTAAGAAACtatcatcaacaaaataaaaaggtaaagtttatcaaaattcaaaatgaaataattcTATTTGTGTTATATTATGTCGCAATatggattaattaattttactttgtttcaaataattttactatttatgttattgttactttaaataattttgattataaatagattattaatgagttttattgcaacaaaaatttcaaggtGAATAATATTTCCATATGATaaggtaatttttttgtttgtccaAGACACTAAAAATCTCAGGACCCCGCCTTGAGAGATCTAGAGTAAGCTCTATTGACATTGGCGAGAGGTTATTCTCCAATTCTCCCATACAAAACAAAAGGTGaacttcaataataataataataatatataatattatttgagataccataaatacttaaaatattatattaaatgcaATAGATTTTCaatcaaaagaaatttaatattataaatattaaatagtaattttcatgtaaaaaataaataataatttttgtccctattaaatatcataattttaaaaatcaaaaatcaCTTTATTCCTAAATTGGAAAATGAACCAAAACTAGAGTACTAACTGAATATTTTCTAGTGGACGCACTTACATGAGGATTACATGTCTAAAAAGAATGTTTTCCACCTTAACATCTCACTTGTAGTAACATCTATTTATCACATATCTGAATTTCTTTTGTCCTCTGTGTtagagaaaatagttttttttttcttttctagaaCAACAAATATGACTTCCATAGAGCAACAACATAATCTTGTGGTGGTACATTGGAACCAACAACATCTATTTATCACAACCAATTAATGCTATTAAGGATGCTGATATCCTCGAAAGACTTTGGAAAGACTTCGAAGACCAACTATGGGTAAGTGAATCTGATTAATATCCCCTTCAAATATCTTCTAATATTCCAtattcattagttttatttttcacaataaCCAAGAATTTTCACATCATGGTCTCTTTCTATAGTCCTTCAATTTCAACCTAGTAAGTTTTTAAcaacttaattatttatacttaaTAGAAAGCCAAGACGATAGCATCATAACGTCTCCGACTTGGTGGAGATTCATCAGTTGCGGCTACATTCCCAATGACAGAGACAAACGCATCAGATAACGCTGATGACCTCTAGAAAAGTAAATCTCtggtttttcaaattttcataagTCTTTTTGGATTTTAAGATTTCATTGCATTTATCGTTAGGATTAATTTTTGGTTTGAGAGTGTCTCATTTTTGCCTTAAAATCATATCAGTGTGATTTATATGATGATGTTGCTCACATGCAGACTCTacgcaaaaggggaagaaagaCAACTTCCAAGGTTCTCTTCCAAgtgcctttttcttttcaacctcCTGAATTTTGTTTGAAGGAAAACATCAACTTGGAGATAGTAAGTtactatctaatttttttttattttctttttatgtttgtttacatcttatatgaattataaatgtgcaatttatgatttatatgatataataaatttgttactgAAGCATAAGTTGACAATTTGCAACAGGTATTATTAAATCGATTCAAGAATGAATCAAGTTGGGGGAACCACGTTCCCAAATTTCTGTAgaagaaagattaaaaaattgggTCATCGAAAAAAGGGAACGCATGCAAAGCAAGGACAAAGAAAAACCTGACGCTAAAATGCCAGATTATGTAAGACTggattttcaataattttagtagttaataaaaaatcaataattttaagtgTAAGATAAGATTGAAACTAAAATATACATGCATGctaattttaagaagaaaatacaTATACCTACAAGAAatgaagtttatatatatatatatatatatatatatatatatatatatatatatatatatatatatatatatatatatatattgaccaCTAATATTTATACAACGATCATTTGTGCAGTACTATATTCATTCAGCATCGCAGAAGACATTACGGTCTCATCATGAGGTCATTGAGTTTTTGCTCGACGTAGAAATTCCTCGAAAAGGTGGTAGCAAGAAAGCAAAGGTTGTTGGGGCTGTAGATAATCAGGTacgtattttttaatattcaaaacATGAAGcattgtatataatatatatacacatgaTCTACATAACAATGatatatagagagaaaaaatgggAGATATAGATAATAGTTGACGATGTTGCACTTTACAGGTCTCAGGTTCGGCATCCCATGAATCAAGCAGAAGGAAAGAAATGTCATTCACTTCCCAAATAGTGAATAAGATGAAGAGTAGTGATGAAAAAGGGACTAATGAATTGGATAATAAGGTGATGAGTGATGAATTGAAGAATAAGATGAAAGATTTAGAGAAGGAGATTATGCCGTGGGATGATGATGAAATGGGGCTATATAAGATGGTTGACattaatgaaattgaaaatgaactGATGATTCAAGAACTGTTGAACCAGCCGGGAGAATTGTTGTTTAATTTGTGATATCATTGATGCCCCAAGCATGTGTGTAATTTTTAACATTGTATGTGTGTTTGCACGCATGTGCATGCtgttgagagagaaagaggttaGTCATATCTAGAGTTGTACCATGTCTTGTATTTTGggattattagtttttattttttttaatgaaatccaATTTGTTCAGtttgaaggaaattgaaattcattaaatCCATTTTGATTTCCTTCTAATAAtctcttcttatttttattaatttataaatttttttcaaaacatctcatcattcttttttttttttgtggtcatatatttcaagaataattgccTAGTGATTCTGCAAAGGCCAACCTTCAACTGGTAAGGATGGAAACAATTTCATCgggtaattatatatttatcactTTGTATTCTTAAGCAATCTTTACcgtcactattagaaaatacactttcaacatcagttatttagaacattctacatcggttctaaaaccgatgttgaaagtgacgatgttgaatgtatgaatgttaacatcggttttggagaaccgatgttaacatacatatgGCAACATCGACTctctaaatacccgatgttaaacacaatgaacaacagcaaaaaaagtgtacgcatgatgaacgttgacatcggttttccagtaaaaccgatgttaatatgttagtttaacatcggttttctaaaaaaaccgatgttaatatatgcccttaacatcggtttttctagaaaaccgatgtcaacgttgatgatgcatacacttatttggtgtagttctttgtgtataacatcggttatgtgtacataaccgatgttaatattcaaatattcacatcggttatttataattaaccgatgttaatgtacaatagttgacatcggttatctatagataaccgatgttaaaatacaaacgctgacatcggttatacaaaaataaccgatgttaatatacaaacattaacatcgattttctattataaccgatgttggttatgatattaacattgatttttgttaataaccgattttgttttcaagtatgttttttttatatattctttctgtttttacagtaaacccaaaattgtacctgtcaaatgcaatttcaggaggCCCAAATCACAAcagataaacattttattctgctttcaagcagttttaatgataataaacatcaaataattgatttattataaagaacaatcatcaaatgaattcaatgttcatgttacatagaaaatgtaaaaaatgtaaaaaatgttaaaaaatgtccctaaatcctaggtctgatctctaactcggagataaaactgtgcccactggatccacaatgcttttaatctctctggctccaatggtccatagatatcagaattccccgcttgCATACATGTTttagtgagatgcctgtttatgttaagtcaaagttaaatatttatgaattgaaagccataacttaggtaaataaaagccttttatataaagacttacagaatccacaactgtaacactgatatgttgagacattgaccaccgtgtgcgatttcggagaggtcttcgtgctttatgtacagggggaaatctggattaacgacctcgaacacggtggcatcccatctaacctgataaggcctcaagaaaagctctgggatggtcaatgtcatcagataaagtggatcatcgacctccggatcgggcttcggaggtggttttggcggagacacagctacctgtttatgaaacaaagttaaatagccaaatttgaggcacgcttaatgaattaatttaaaaagaagaaacatatagtaaggacaataagtacctgctgtgataaagacttgaccagatgtgtcggccaagcaaggaaggtttgaagtgcctgccccattaaggaaacctcatcaatgggtacaggaactggagcatctgcatctttaaccttgtccacactcacctttacttggccaggcaacaaaggagtgttatgaacaagagtggatccctcataaactctccccatggcaaccaggcgggcaggatctgcttctatgtagAAGTCACACCTAtcagagtcacccgtctcaggatcgtttcctgagggatcaacacaactcccctttgtgctcactcgaggatcggagggaccaggaccaaccagaggctcaggaggcactgcaagtccttgagattgcatctgcgactaaagctggctgaaggatgccatgacctgcctcgtgactttctctgtgatggactcctctagctggtccctgatctaCTGGGTCAGCTGTTATAATTtgtcaggaggcagggaggaagcgctgcgagacgtccgtggagccgatccaaagtattgcttgatggtgacatcGGCTCCAacagcacggacacgtccagggtgctctagacgtccaatagcagcggccagaacatcctgatgtccatgggggacgaacgatccctgtgtggcctactcctcaaacgaatcctgcacagaaaacacacagtggtacatggcattctctaaatattcaaacataattgtaatggttagttgaaaatgacttacaatcttctcagcgatttcctttgcggcctcagtcgtcatctcccctatCTTCTtcatgcgggccatcttccacttcacgtggcgtctgaccgaggatggagggtcgatgatgcCATCAatgcttcctgactgtgcagcttcctgcagcttcttcttggtcttctcagccaggagcttctgctccaaataatcataacccccacgagacaaaacgtggtgggtagtattctgcttctggatggcctgtgtcTTGATGCGCACATCctggaaaaattaaacaataatttttgaaatgggtagaatgaagtataacaacatcatgtttaatatgaaaaacaacttaaatggcaaggaacatacctcccaagaagggtctctgcgggtctgacaaaactgggcccacttttccttgttgatgccgtatttgtcacagacagtgtcctcgacactGTCCTAAttggctgcaagggcccatttcctcatgaggtctgatttaaactgcctccatctctcccccacggcctgtagtaacttccttttcgtcctacagtcagaagcctctgggatatcaaattccgcctgacaacatgaaacaaagtttatttgttacaataatgaattattttggctattaattacacaaaatcaaataagaaaagagaaatacctgaatatcctcccaaatcaggtccttttgagtagtagggacctccttccagttctcgtaggtgatgtccaccttatcatgtgccacaatccccaaatatgttcttaatttcttcctgtggggaccgtcggccttcccggtagtaggatcaacatgcaccactggtctctcaacaccaggtggtctagtggacaacgatcgtagacgtgaggctttgTGTGTTCGCTTCACGGCAGACGTCGAAGCCGAAGCGTCCGAAATATGAGTAGgacgaggaggagaaggagaagaaggaggaggaggaggaggaggaggagtggaggcaggtggagaacccatgatcttttatacaataacatacaaaataggattaatgaaaagaggatcagtcataagttttttttggaaggcaaaagtataataccattaaacaaaaccccaccacctaaggagacaagacaaattaaccaaaggactctgaaagattggtagttgtgctttttaattgtgatttcatccatgttttctttgatattgattttcttaggacttcatccatgttttctttgatattgattttattttttgcagaaaagaaagaggggaacgagcaacaatttgaaggttgtacattcaggaactaaagaattcaaaatagctagtaataagagggatttgtttttgggattttctgagcaccaagagcggctacgcaagaagcttgcacttgaggagggaaggatatttgcagctaatgaacaactttcttaactatttgtccttcagattttactgttttttttcttatatgtaaatataaataatataaggctatggcttatggacatggtcatttttatccctaacaatcttagaagtaaatatagaccatgtttttacgcgatacccttataccatttatatttacatattagcaaaaagaaacagtaaaatttaaggacaaatagttaagaaagttgttcattagctgcaaatatccttccctcctcaagtgcaagcttcttgcgtagttgctcttggtgctcagaaaatcccaaaaacaaatccctcttattactagctattttgaattctttagttcctgaatgtacaaccttcaaattgttgcttgttcccctctttgagaatgaggaggatcttcataggacttcatccagctgatgtctgtcgccagtttcatcatccaccacccttttcttctgtgccttctcacgtttgttgttgttaaacccatatttatgccttcttcccttcatgtcttgttttatcacaactttagctgaatctttcatcttcagcatagttgaatctcctgtcttattctccaatgacacactttgatggcctgtatctcttttcttcgtatgttctagtgcttcagcttcagaatgcatagagtaatcagaattttccagtcatcaccaaaggcttctgcatcagtgttgacactctccaccctctttggtttatgcttctgtgttttcttccgtgcttcctccttataattctca belongs to Glycine soja cultivar W05 chromosome 5, ASM419377v2, whole genome shotgun sequence and includes:
- the LOC114411482 gene encoding uncharacterized protein LOC114411482 is translated as MQSKDKEKPDAKMPDYYYIHSASQKTLRSHHEVIEFLLDVEIPRKGGSKKAKVVGAVDNQVSGSASHESSRRKEMSFTSQIVNKMKSSDEKGTNELDNKVMSDELKNKMKDLEKEIMPWDDDEMGLYKMVDINEIENELMIQELLNQPGELLFNL